The following is a genomic window from Polyangia bacterium.
GCGCACGAAGACGTCCGTGGTGAAGCGGGGCGCGCCGGCGGCGCTGGCGATCATCCTGCTGGTCGCGACCGGCGGGGCCCGCGCGGCGGATGCGCCCGAGCTGGACGCCGCCACCATCGACTGGATCACCGATTTTTCGCTGGAGGATCTCCTGAACATGTCGGTCACCTCGCCGACGCGCACCCAGGTGCGGCTGCCCGACGCGCCGGCGCGGATCATCGTCATCACCCACGATCAGATCCGCCGCCACGCCTATCGCTATCTGCGCGACGTATTTCGCGACCTGCCCGGTTATCAGGTCAGCTACTGGAGCACGGCCGAGTGGGGCACCACGCTGTCGGTGCGCGGGATGAGCGGCAACCACCGCCTGGTCTTCTTGCTCGATGGGCGCCGCATGAACCCGCCCGGCGGTGAGGAGGTGCCGCTGTTCGCCAACTACCCGCTGACCTTCGTCGACCACATCGAGGTGATGTACGGCCCGGGGTCGGCGCTGTACGGCAGCGACGCCTTCAACGGCATCGTCAACATCGTCACCACGCCCGGCTATCCGCACGACGGCGCGGTGGCCAGCGCCAGCGCCGGCACCGGGGGCGCCGCCGACGTTTCGGCGCTGGCCCGCCGCACCTTCGGACCGATCGAGGTTCGCCTGGCCCTGCACTACGTGCGAACGCGACCACCGAATATCTACGCGCTTTACCCGAACGAATACAGTTATCCGGCGCCGGGCACGGGGCGGCCGGTGCGCCTGGACGGCCTGCCGTCCGCCACGCACGGTCTCGGCGCCTTCGACGCCCACGAATCGGGCTACGACGGCCTCTTGTTCGTCGGCACCAAGCAAACGCATGCCACGTTTTTGTTGCGCGGCTTTGATCAATCCAGCGCCTGGGAGCAGAACGCCTCGGGCGGTCCGTTCGTGCCGCAGGCCCGGCTCGGCGATCAGCAGTATCTGTTATCGGCGTCGCACGGCTTCGAATACCGGCGGCTGCGTTCGACCACCAGCGCCGATTTTTCGCGCTATCTAATTTTGCCCAGCACGCGTTTTGTCACGCCGCTGAATTTGGACGCCCGCACCTTCACCGAGAGCGCGCGCAGCGGCTCGTCGTCGGCGGTGCGCGCCGAAGAGCAAATCGACTACGCCTTCGTCCCGAACGTGCTGGCCTTGACCGTCGGCGCGACCGCCCAGGACGTCTGGGTGACGCCGCTGTCGCAGGTTGGGATCGGCGATGTCAGCTATCGCCGGTACACCGGGCCCGGCGACACACCGGCCGTCGACGGCAACGGGTTGGTCGTCGATCCCAACCCGGTGCTGTTCACGCCGGCCTCGGCCATCGCGCCACCGACGGCCGTGCGCTTTCAAACCGTGGCGGGGTTCGGTCAACTGCTGTGGAATCCGTCGCGGCTTTTGCACGTCACCACCGGCGTGCGCCTGGATTACTCGACCCGCTTCGGGTACTCGACCAACCCGCGGCTGGCGCTGGTGAGCGCGCCGTTCGATGCCACAGCGCTGAAGCTGCTTTACGGCCAAGCGTATCTAGAGCCGACGCCGTACCAGGTTTACAGCGCGCTTTCCGATGGTGATTCGCTGCTGCTTCCCAATGGCGGGCTCAAACCGGAAAAGCTGCAATCGCTGGAGCTGGTCTGGGATCAACGCATCGGTCGCCGGCTGCGCTTGACCACCGGCGCGTTCGTCAACCGGGTGGTCAACTTTATCAACGACACGGCCTGGACCCAGCAGTACGTGTATGTCGACCGCGGCTCCGACTTGCAACGCCTGCGCGCGCTGCAGTCGTCGAACGCCGGCGACGCCCTTTATTTCGGCAGCGAGACGCTGGCCGTGCTGGCCGCCGGCCCCGTGCACGCGTCCGCCAGCGTGTCGTGGATCGACGGCACCGCCCACACCCTGAACCTTCGCG
Proteins encoded in this region:
- a CDS encoding TonB-dependent receptor, which codes for MVKRGAPAALAIILLVATGGARAADAPELDAATIDWITDFSLEDLLNMSVTSPTRTQVRLPDAPARIIVITHDQIRRHAYRYLRDVFRDLPGYQVSYWSTAEWGTTLSVRGMSGNHRLVFLLDGRRMNPPGGEEVPLFANYPLTFVDHIEVMYGPGSALYGSDAFNGIVNIVTTPGYPHDGAVASASAGTGGAADVSALARRTFGPIEVRLALHYVRTRPPNIYALYPNEYSYPAPGTGRPVRLDGLPSATHGLGAFDAHESGYDGLLFVGTKQTHATFLLRGFDQSSAWEQNASGGPFVPQARLGDQQYLLSASHGFEYRRLRSTTSADFSRYLILPSTRFVTPLNLDARTFTESARSGSSSAVRAEEQIDYAFVPNVLALTVGATAQDVWVTPLSQVGIGDVSYRRYTGPGDTPAVDGNGLVVDPNPVLFTPASAIAPPTAVRFQTVAGFGQLLWNPSRLLHVTTGVRLDYSTRFGYSTNPRLALVSAPFDATALKLLYGQAYLEPTPYQVYSALSDGDSLLLPNGGLKPEKLQSLELVWDQRIGRRLRLTTGAFVNRVVNFINDTAWTQQYVYVDRGSDLQRLRALQSSNAGDALYFGSETLAVLAAGPVHASASVSWIDGTAHTLNLRGVLEETSPPNVSTLMIKGGVNVELPRGVMLDARGSFQTAPNIRFVGADYPFAASPAPSFVVDAAIRCALDQMWTSPTPTSSSALWRSLEIVIDGRNLTDQRYKQLSGRPAINPTGTPQPPLQVMAGLALAI